One genomic region from Eptesicus fuscus isolate TK198812 chromosome 4, DD_ASM_mEF_20220401, whole genome shotgun sequence encodes:
- the FLYWCH2 gene encoding FLYWCH family member 2, whose translation MPLPEPSEQEGESVKAGQEPSPQSPEPGTDVVPTAPRKPRRFSKLVLLTASKDSDKVAAAKRKGVHCIMSLGVPGPTTLAKALLKIHPEAQRAIEAAPQEPEQKRRKLDTEGKEDGRLAGGPAPSPTVGGEESSVGPSKAP comes from the exons ATGCCCCTGCCTGAGCCCAGCGAGCAGGAGGGCGAGAGCGTGAAGGCTGGCCAGGAGCCGTCCCCACAGTCCCCTGAGCCGGGCACAGATGTCGTCCCTACAGCTCCCAGGAAGCCCAGGAGGTTCTCCAAGCTGGTCCTGCTGACAGCGTCCAAAGACAGTGACAAAGTGGCTGCAGCCAAGCGCAAAGGAGTGCACTGCATCATGTCTCTGGGCGTGCCCGGCCCCACCACCCTGGCCAAGGCCCTCCTCAAGATCCACCCCGAGGCCCAGCGTGCCATCGAGGCAGCCCCCCAGGAGCCTGAGCAGAAACGCAGGAAGCTGGACACAG aaggaaaagaagacgGAAGGTTGGCAGGGGGGCCTGCTCCCAGTCCCACAGTGGGCGGGGAGGAGTCCTCTGTGGGGCCCAGCAAGGCTCCGTAA